The Mesorhizobium sp. NBSH29 genome has a segment encoding these proteins:
- a CDS encoding ABC transporter ATP-binding protein, which yields MALLEIENLVVEFETASGPFRAVDGVSLSVEKREVLAIVGESGSGKSVSMLAVMGLLPWTATVTADKMEFNGIDLQKLDLAERRKIIGKDMAMIFQEPMASLNPCFTVGFQIEEVLGAHMGMNKAERRKRAIELMEQVGIPEPAERLGSYPHQMSGGQCQRVMIAIAIACDPKLLIADEPTTALDVTIQKQILDLLMDLQVKTGMGLIMITHNMGVVAETADRVIVQYKGRKMEEADVLSLFENPQNAYTRALLSALPDNATGDRLPTIAGFMEEENAR from the coding sequence ATGGCGCTGCTTGAAATCGAAAACCTCGTCGTCGAGTTTGAGACGGCAAGCGGTCCCTTCCGGGCGGTTGATGGCGTCTCGCTGTCGGTCGAAAAGCGCGAAGTGCTGGCCATCGTCGGCGAAAGCGGCTCGGGCAAATCCGTGTCGATGCTGGCCGTCATGGGGCTGTTGCCCTGGACGGCCACCGTCACTGCTGACAAGATGGAATTCAACGGGATCGACCTGCAGAAGCTCGATCTGGCTGAGCGCCGCAAGATCATCGGCAAGGATATGGCCATGATCTTCCAGGAGCCGATGGCCAGCCTCAATCCGTGCTTCACAGTCGGCTTCCAGATCGAGGAAGTGCTTGGCGCCCATATGGGGATGAACAAGGCGGAACGTCGCAAACGCGCCATCGAGCTGATGGAGCAGGTCGGCATTCCAGAACCTGCTGAAAGGCTTGGCAGTTACCCGCACCAGATGTCGGGCGGCCAGTGCCAGCGCGTGATGATCGCCATCGCGATTGCCTGCGACCCCAAGCTGCTCATTGCCGACGAACCGACAACCGCGCTCGACGTGACCATCCAGAAGCAGATCCTCGATCTGTTGATGGATTTGCAGGTCAAGACCGGCATGGGCCTGATCATGATCACCCATAATATGGGCGTTGTGGCTGAAACAGCAGATCGCGTCATTGTCCAGTACAAGGGGCGCAAGATGGAAGAGGCCGACGTTCTGTCGCTGTTCGAGAACCCGCAGAACGCCTATACGCGCGCGCTTCTTTCAGCACTTCCTGACAATGCCACCGGCGACCGGCTGCCCACCATTGCGGGCTTCATGGAAGAGGAGAATGCGCGATGA
- a CDS encoding IS6 family transposase, with protein sequence MNTSPISYKRHRFPPQIIAHAVWLYFRFPLGLRLVEELLLERGIAVSYETIRRWGKKFGPDYARRLRRKKPSGNDVWHLDDVVITIAGRKHWLWRAVDQDGYVLDEIVQNRRNTKASRRLLTRLLKKQGIAPKRMITDKLRSYGAARRHVMPHVEHRSHKGLNNRAENSHVPLRKRERMMQGFRSPGGLQRFVSVFSVVRNHFVPPHSQRSAFQNRVHRIQAIAEWKAAAGAMA encoded by the coding sequence ATGAACACCTCGCCAATCAGCTACAAGCGCCATCGCTTCCCGCCCCAGATCATCGCCCACGCGGTCTGGCTCTACTTTCGGTTTCCTCTGGGCCTGCGGCTTGTTGAGGAATTACTGCTGGAGCGCGGCATTGCCGTCTCCTATGAAACGATCCGCCGCTGGGGAAAGAAGTTCGGCCCGGATTATGCGCGTCGCCTTCGCCGCAAGAAGCCTAGCGGGAACGATGTGTGGCATCTGGACGATGTGGTCATCACCATTGCCGGCAGGAAACATTGGCTTTGGCGGGCCGTCGATCAGGACGGGTATGTGCTTGACGAAATCGTCCAGAACCGCCGCAACACCAAGGCTTCCAGACGATTGCTGACCCGCCTTCTGAAGAAGCAGGGTATCGCACCGAAGCGGATGATCACGGACAAATTGCGCTCCTATGGAGCAGCCCGGCGACACGTCATGCCGCACGTAGAACACCGATCCCACAAGGGTCTGAACAACCGGGCCGAGAATTCTCATGTGCCGCTGCGAAAACGGGAGCGGATGATGCAAGGCTTCCGATCACCGGGAGGCCTTCAGCGCTTCGTGTCTGTCTTCTCCGTCGTTCGTAACCACTTCGTCCCACCCCATTCACAACGCTCCGCATTCCAAAACCGCGTTCACCGCATCCAGGCGATCGCAGAGTGGAAAGCTGCGGCCGGAGCCATGGCCTGA
- the modB gene encoding molybdate ABC transporter permease subunit, with product MNWLAEISPEEWGAVRLSVKVALVAMLASLPLALAIAHVLARTDFWGKTLVNALVHLPLVMPPVVTGYLLLLWFGRRGPAGAFLAEHFGIVFSFRWTGAALACAVMGFPLMVRAMRLSIEAVDRRLEDAAATLGANRALVFCTVTLPLILPGIIAGMVLSFAKAMGEFGATITFVSNIPGETQTLPSAIYTLTQVPGGDAGALRLTLVSIVISVAALILSEWLARRANPRSTS from the coding sequence ATGAACTGGTTGGCTGAAATCTCACCTGAAGAATGGGGTGCCGTCAGGCTTTCGGTCAAGGTGGCGCTGGTGGCCATGCTGGCCAGTCTGCCGCTGGCACTTGCCATCGCCCATGTGCTGGCGCGCACTGATTTCTGGGGCAAGACGCTGGTCAATGCGCTGGTGCATCTGCCGCTGGTCATGCCGCCTGTCGTCACCGGCTATCTGCTGCTTTTATGGTTCGGGCGGCGCGGGCCGGCTGGCGCATTTCTGGCGGAACATTTCGGCATCGTGTTTTCATTTCGCTGGACGGGGGCAGCCCTTGCCTGCGCGGTGATGGGGTTTCCGCTGATGGTGCGTGCCATGCGGCTTTCTATCGAGGCGGTTGATCGCCGGCTGGAAGATGCGGCAGCAACATTGGGGGCCAACCGTGCGTTGGTGTTTTGCACTGTCACGCTGCCGCTCATCCTGCCCGGCATTATCGCCGGCATGGTGCTTTCCTTTGCCAAGGCGATGGGGGAATTCGGCGCGACGATAACTTTTGTCTCCAACATTCCCGGCGAAACACAAACCCTGCCTTCGGCCATCTACACGCTGACACAGGTGCCGGGCGGAGATGCGGGCGCGCTGCGCCTCACGCTGGTGTCGATCGTCATCTCGGTCGCTGCGCTCATTCTATCCGAATGGCTGGCCCGCCGCGCCAACCCGCGGAGCACGTCATGA
- the modC gene encoding molybdenum ABC transporter ATP-binding protein, whose translation MTLEIDVRLRRGSFTLEARFETQGRLIAFFGPSGSGKTSLVNLVAGLERPESGRIVADGHVLVDTRTGRYLPVHKRRIGYVFQDARLFPHLSVSQNLLYGRFFAPVRERYAGFDSVVAMLGLEKLLARRPDLLSGGEKQRVGIARALLASPRLILMDEPLAALDEARKAEILPYIERLRDETKIPIIYVSHSLAEVARLASDMVVLADGRVRAVGSTGAIMQRLDLLPAQERGEAGALLELHVESHEPSYGLTLLRSGETIWRLPAIAAPKGARVTVRVRARDVMIATRRPEGLSAMNVVAGTIREIAHEGAEARISLDCEGTVLLARITRFSAEALGLQQGQPVYAVVKAVTFDQANTNLTGTP comes from the coding sequence ATGACGCTTGAGATTGATGTGCGCCTGCGCCGCGGCAGTTTCACGCTGGAAGCCCGATTTGAAACGCAGGGCAGGCTGATCGCCTTTTTCGGGCCGTCCGGTTCTGGCAAGACCAGTCTGGTCAATCTCGTGGCCGGGCTGGAAAGACCAGAGAGCGGGCGCATTGTTGCCGATGGTCATGTGCTGGTAGACACCAGAACCGGGCGCTATCTACCCGTCCACAAGCGGCGCATTGGCTATGTGTTTCAGGATGCACGGCTGTTCCCCCATCTCAGCGTCAGCCAGAACCTGCTGTATGGACGCTTTTTCGCGCCCGTCCGCGAGCGCTATGCGGGCTTTGACAGTGTGGTGGCCATGCTGGGGCTGGAGAAGCTTTTGGCGCGGCGGCCAGACCTGCTTTCAGGCGGCGAAAAGCAGCGTGTTGGCATAGCGCGCGCTTTGCTCGCCAGCCCACGGCTGATACTCATGGACGAGCCACTTGCCGCGCTGGATGAGGCGCGCAAGGCAGAAATCCTGCCCTATATTGAGCGGTTGCGCGATGAAACGAAAATCCCGATCATCTATGTCAGCCATTCGCTGGCAGAGGTGGCGCGGCTGGCCAGTGACATGGTGGTGCTTGCAGATGGACGCGTGCGCGCCGTCGGGTCCACTGGCGCCATCATGCAAAGGCTCGATCTCCTGCCTGCGCAAGAACGCGGCGAGGCCGGTGCCCTTCTGGAATTGCACGTGGAAAGCCATGAGCCGAGCTACGGCCTGACACTGTTGCGCAGCGGTGAAACAATCTGGCGTCTGCCCGCCATTGCCGCACCCAAGGGTGCGCGGGTGACAGTGCGCGTGCGAGCCCGCGATGTGATGATTGCCACGCGCCGGCCTGAGGGGTTAAGCGCCATGAATGTGGTCGCGGGCACCATCAGAGAAATCGCGCATGAAGGGGCAGAGGCACGCATCAGCCTGGATTGCGAAGGCACCGTTCTTCTGGCCCGCATCACGCGGTTTTCCGCAGAAGCGCTTGGGCTGCAACAAGGCCAACCTGTCTATGCCGTCGTCAAGGCGGTCACCTTCGACCAGGCAAACACAAATCTGACAGGAACCCCATAA
- a CDS encoding winged helix-turn-helix domain-containing protein codes for MPRIAKHSLRVDLIPGGRIGPGKINLLEQIEACGSISAGARAIGMSYKRAWDLVEETGKILGKPVLVAKTGGKSGGGAALTPVGRALVTHYRAIEAATTPIVEAGFAQLEKEIEAAS; via the coding sequence ATGCCCCGGATTGCAAAACACAGCCTGCGGGTGGACCTCATTCCAGGAGGGCGCATCGGCCCCGGCAAGATCAATTTGCTGGAGCAGATCGAAGCTTGCGGCTCCATCTCTGCTGGCGCCCGCGCCATCGGCATGTCCTACAAGCGCGCCTGGGATCTGGTGGAAGAAACCGGCAAGATTCTGGGCAAACCCGTATTGGTCGCAAAAACCGGCGGCAAAAGCGGCGGCGGTGCGGCACTCACACCAGTGGGCCGCGCTCTGGTCACACATTACCGTGCCATAGAGGCTGCAACCACGCCCATCGTGGAAGCCGGTTTCGCGCAATTGGAAAAAGAAATCGAAGCAGCTTCTTAG
- a CDS encoding ABC transporter permease subunit, with product MLRFFLGRLAVLIPTFIGVSIVAFSFIRMLPGDPVELMSGERVMSPERHAQISAQLGYDRPLVVQYFDYIGGVLTGDFGNSLVTKQPIIEQFGALFPATLELSFCAIVLAVVLGIPAGIFAAIKRGSFWDQSIMGTALVGYSMPIFWWGLLLIILFSGILQWTPVSGRISYLYYFPPVTGFMLVDSLLSGQAGAFKSAVSHLILPSVVLSTIPLAVIARQTRSAMLEVLGEDYVRTARAKGLSPFRVVGVHALRNALIPVITTIGLQVGVLLAGAILTETIFSWPGIGKWMVDSVSRRDYPVIQSGLLLIAAIIMVVNLMVDLLYGLINPRIRH from the coding sequence ATGTTGCGCTTTTTCCTGGGACGGCTGGCCGTCCTCATCCCGACATTTATCGGGGTTTCGATAGTTGCATTTTCATTCATTCGGATGTTGCCAGGCGACCCGGTCGAGCTGATGTCCGGCGAACGGGTTATGTCGCCAGAGCGTCATGCGCAGATTTCCGCGCAGCTCGGATACGACCGGCCTCTTGTGGTTCAATATTTCGATTATATTGGCGGAGTTTTGACCGGTGATTTCGGCAATTCGCTGGTCACCAAGCAGCCGATCATCGAACAGTTTGGCGCTCTTTTCCCGGCCACTCTCGAGCTTTCGTTCTGCGCGATTGTGCTGGCGGTCGTTCTGGGCATTCCCGCCGGCATCTTCGCGGCTATCAAGCGCGGGTCATTCTGGGACCAGTCGATCATGGGCACTGCCCTCGTCGGCTATTCCATGCCGATCTTCTGGTGGGGCCTTCTGCTCATTATCCTGTTCTCAGGCATCTTGCAGTGGACGCCTGTCTCGGGTCGCATCTCCTATCTGTATTATTTTCCACCCGTTACCGGTTTCATGCTGGTCGATTCGCTTCTGTCGGGACAGGCGGGCGCGTTCAAATCCGCAGTCAGCCATCTCATTTTGCCCTCTGTGGTTCTGTCCACCATCCCACTCGCCGTCATTGCGCGCCAGACACGCTCGGCAATGCTTGAGGTGCTCGGCGAGGATTATGTCCGCACCGCGCGCGCCAAAGGCCTTTCGCCCTTCCGCGTCGTCGGCGTCCATGCGCTGCGTAATGCCCTGATCCCGGTTATCACCACGATCGGGCTGCAGGTTGGCGTCCTGCTGGCGGGCGCCATTCTCACCGAAACCATCTTCTCCTGGCCCGGCATCGGCAAGTGGATGGTGGATTCAGTATCGCGCCGCGACTATCCCGTCATCCAAAGTGGCCTGCTTTTGATCGCGGCCATCATCATGGTGGTGAACCTCATGGTCGACCTTCTCTATGGTCTCATCAATCCACGTATCCGGCACTGA
- a CDS encoding dipeptide ABC transporter ATP-binding protein, giving the protein MSEIIVEGKNLVRDYHMAGGLFTKSRTVHAVKDVNFKVEKGKTLAIVGESGCGKSTLARIITLIDPATNGDLFIEGEKVDIAKQTLTAEMRRKVQIVFQNPYGSLNPRQKIGDVLGEPLKINTGVKSAERRDRAMAMLKKVGLEEKHYNRYPHMFSGGQRQRIAIARALMLNPSLLVLDEPVSALDLSVQAQVLNLLADLQDEFQLTYVFISHDLSVVRYIADEVMVMYYGEAVEYGTREAVFSNPQHDYTKTLFAATPRANVESIRARIAAKKAA; this is encoded by the coding sequence ATGAGCGAGATTATCGTCGAAGGCAAAAACCTTGTGCGCGACTACCACATGGCAGGCGGATTGTTTACCAAATCGCGCACCGTTCATGCCGTCAAGGATGTGAACTTCAAGGTAGAAAAGGGCAAGACGCTAGCCATTGTGGGCGAATCCGGCTGCGGCAAGTCCACTCTGGCGCGCATCATCACCCTGATCGACCCGGCCACCAATGGCGATTTGTTTATTGAGGGCGAAAAGGTCGATATTGCCAAGCAGACACTCACTGCCGAGATGCGCCGCAAGGTACAGATCGTGTTCCAGAACCCCTATGGTTCGCTGAACCCGCGCCAGAAAATCGGCGATGTTCTGGGCGAACCGTTGAAGATCAACACCGGGGTAAAGTCTGCCGAGCGACGTGACCGCGCCATGGCCATGCTCAAAAAGGTCGGCCTGGAAGAAAAGCACTACAACCGCTATCCGCACATGTTTTCGGGCGGCCAGCGCCAGCGCATCGCCATTGCGCGCGCGCTGATGCTGAACCCCAGCCTGCTCGTTCTGGATGAGCCCGTGTCAGCGCTCGATCTTTCGGTTCAGGCACAAGTGCTGAACCTGCTTGCCGACCTTCAGGACGAGTTCCAGCTCACCTATGTGTTCATCAGCCATGATCTTTCCGTGGTGCGTTACATCGCCGATGAGGTGATGGTGATGTATTATGGTGAGGCGGTGGAATATGGCACGCGCGAAGCCGTGTTTTCCAATCCCCAGCATGATTACACCAAGACCCTTTTCGCCGCGACGCCGCGGGCAAATGTCGAAAGCATCCGCGCCCGCATCGCCGCCAAGAAAGCCGCCTGA
- a CDS encoding ABC transporter permease subunit, translating to MTATTTSPATGTEPGTTRREMFAEFWYYFAENRGAVLGLWVFLALVIIAILAPYIAPYGSAQRIDGSNLLPPFWQEGGSFSHILGTDPIGRDVLSRLIYGARFSLFIGVFVTTIALLGGIFVGVIAGYAGGWIDTIIMRIMDVILAFPSLLLALVLVAVLGPGLTNAMIAIALVLQPHFVRLTRAAVMAEKNRDYVTAARVSGAGHLRLMFRTILPNCMAPLIVQATLSFSNAILDAAALGFLGMGAQPPTPEWGTMLAEAREFILRAWWVVTFPGLAILITVLAINLMGDGLRDALDPKLKRS from the coding sequence ATGACAGCTACGACCACTTCCCCCGCCACCGGAACCGAACCCGGCACCACGCGTCGCGAGATGTTTGCCGAATTCTGGTATTATTTCGCCGAAAACCGCGGTGCGGTTCTCGGGCTATGGGTTTTCCTGGCGCTCGTCATCATCGCGATTCTGGCGCCCTACATTGCCCCCTACGGTTCCGCCCAGCGCATTGATGGCTCCAACCTCCTGCCACCGTTCTGGCAGGAAGGGGGCAGCTTTTCGCATATTCTGGGTACTGACCCGATTGGCCGCGACGTGCTTTCGCGCCTTATCTACGGTGCGCGCTTCTCACTCTTTATCGGTGTCTTCGTCACGACCATTGCGCTCTTGGGCGGGATATTCGTGGGCGTGATCGCCGGCTATGCCGGTGGCTGGATCGACACCATCATCATGCGCATCATGGACGTCATCCTGGCGTTTCCGTCACTGCTTCTGGCGCTGGTGCTGGTCGCGGTGCTTGGACCCGGCCTCACCAATGCGATGATCGCCATTGCGCTGGTGCTGCAACCTCACTTCGTGCGCCTGACGCGCGCGGCGGTGATGGCTGAGAAGAACCGCGACTATGTAACGGCGGCGCGCGTTTCGGGCGCCGGGCATCTGCGCTTGATGTTCCGCACGATTTTGCCGAACTGCATGGCACCGCTGATCGTGCAGGCAACGCTGTCATTTTCCAATGCCATTCTGGATGCCGCAGCACTCGGCTTCCTTGGCATGGGCGCACAGCCGCCGACACCGGAATGGGGCACCATGCTGGCGGAAGCCCGCGAGTTCATTTTGCGTGCCTGGTGGGTTGTCACCTTCCCCGGTCTGGCCATCCTGATCACCGTTCTCGCCATCAATCTGATGGGCGACGGCCTGCGCGATGCGCTTGATCCCAAGCTGAAGAGGTCGTGA
- the modA gene encoding molybdate ABC transporter substrate-binding protein: protein MRPLLSNRTIGLIALALSLIAAPALSAESLTIFAAASLKNALDDVNAVCAPAAGGRAAISYAGSSALARQIEAGAPADIFISADLDWMDYLAGKQMVLGKTRTNLLGNALVLIAPGDTKLHDVAPAAGLDLAAMLGTGRLAMADVKAVPAGRYGKAALESLGAWSAVEGRLAQTENVRAALKLVATGEAALGIVYRTDAQAEPGVKTLGRFPEGAHPPIIYPAAQIAGSMNENAMAFMECMRSDQAKVLFEAQGFSVLAPIFAQ from the coding sequence GTGCGGCCACTACTTTCGAACAGAACAATTGGGCTCATCGCTCTGGCGCTGTCGCTCATCGCAGCCCCTGCCCTGTCCGCCGAAAGCCTCACCATTTTCGCTGCCGCCAGTCTTAAAAACGCGCTTGATGATGTGAATGCTGTCTGTGCGCCTGCCGCAGGCGGCAGGGCTGCTATTTCTTATGCGGGCAGTTCCGCGCTTGCGCGGCAGATAGAGGCTGGCGCGCCAGCGGATATATTTATCTCGGCTGATCTTGATTGGATGGATTATCTGGCCGGAAAGCAGATGGTGCTGGGCAAGACGCGGACCAATCTGCTCGGCAATGCGCTGGTGTTGATTGCGCCGGGTGACACTAAGCTTCACGATGTAGCGCCTGCGGCGGGGCTGGATCTTGCCGCCATGCTGGGTACGGGCCGCTTGGCTATGGCGGATGTGAAGGCTGTGCCCGCGGGCAGATATGGCAAGGCGGCGTTAGAGAGCCTTGGGGCCTGGAGCGCCGTTGAGGGCAGGCTTGCGCAGACTGAAAATGTGCGTGCGGCCCTCAAACTTGTTGCCACGGGCGAGGCCGCGCTCGGCATTGTCTACCGCACGGATGCGCAGGCGGAACCGGGCGTGAAAACGCTCGGGCGCTTTCCAGAGGGCGCCCATCCGCCGATCATCTACCCGGCAGCGCAGATTGCCGGTTCAATGAATGAGAATGCCATGGCCTTCATGGAATGCATGCGTTCCGACCAGGCCAAAGTGCTGTTTGAAGCGCAAGGGTTCAGCGTTCTTGCCCCCATATTTGCGCAGTAG
- a CDS encoding Arm DNA-binding domain-containing protein produces MYCSILPNTTQSTHLCSNFYSNGCIHEKVTALGARNGDFRLNTSKAKGHDRPYRKTDGGGLYVIIRPNGAKWWRFDYTVSGTRKTMSLGTYPNVSLADARSRRDELKKHVAAKIDPITVERERKTQESPQSVTRLVVSQMTMCSTFAIWVAPTLRYGKTSGC; encoded by the coding sequence GTGTATTGTTCGATCCTGCCCAATACCACACAGTCCACGCATTTATGCAGTAACTTTTACAGTAACGGCTGCATCCATGAAAAAGTTACTGCATTGGGAGCGCGAAATGGCGATTTCAGACTTAATACTTCGAAGGCCAAGGGGCATGACAGACCATACCGGAAGACGGATGGCGGCGGTCTCTATGTGATCATCAGGCCGAACGGTGCGAAGTGGTGGCGTTTCGATTACACCGTGTCAGGAACCCGCAAGACAATGTCACTCGGTACTTATCCTAACGTTAGCCTGGCCGATGCGCGATCCCGTCGTGATGAGCTGAAAAAGCACGTTGCCGCGAAGATCGATCCTATCACCGTCGAGCGTGAACGTAAGACTCAGGAGAGTCCGCAGAGCGTAACACGTTTGGTGGTGTCGCAGATGACTATGTGCAGCACCTTCGCGATATGGGTTGCGCCGACGCTACGTTATGGAAAAACGAGTGGGTGTTGA